In Zingiber officinale cultivar Zhangliang chromosome 6A, Zo_v1.1, whole genome shotgun sequence, a single genomic region encodes these proteins:
- the LOC121998001 gene encoding glucan endo-1,3-beta-glucosidase 10-like encodes MPLTDQSRSALPWPFHFPASSDSSDPSSLPSIAMPLRSPNLLPSFLVSLLLIVLAVPSAATSAALVGINYGRVANNLPPPESVPHLLASVGVGRVRLYDADPSVLHAFANTGVELVVGLPDRCLPSVAADPNEALAWVRTHIQAFHPATKISSVTVGNEVLTGANSSALSGCLVPAMNNLHSALASLGLDREVIVTSAHSLAVLATPSYPPSNAVFRPDLLTYVRPLLAFHAHTGAPLFVNAYPYFAYAEDPSGVALNYALLDPACPTFTDPATGLRYTNLLHAQIDAVYHAIFAAMSAKGSAVEVRISETGWPSAGDANETGATLANAERYSNNLMRLVAAQKGTPLVPGTPLRAYVFALFNENQKPGPSSERNYGLFKPDGTPVYNIAGLTPHQGGNSNSTAGLGGSGGGLDGESGYFSISASTTISPLHSILTAIAAAVTALRILS; translated from the exons ATGCCACTCACAGACCAGTCCAGGTCTGCTCTGCCCTGGCCTTTTCATTTTCCGGCTTCCTCTGACTCTTCCGATCCGTCGTCCCTCCCCTCCATAGCCATGCCTCTGCGTTCTCCCAATCTCCTTCCATCATTCCTCGTTTCGCTCCTCCTCATCGTCCTGGCGGTTCCCTCCGCCGCCACATCCGCAGCCCTCGTCGGCATCAACTACGGCCGCGTCGCCAACAACCTGCCCCCTCCCGAGTCAGTTCCCCACCTCCTTGCATCCGTCGGCGTCGGCCGTGTCCGCCTCTATGACGCAGACCCTTCCGTCCTCCATGCCTTCGCTAACACCGGCGTCGAGCTCGTCGTCGGCCTTCCAGACCGCTGCCTCCCCTCCGTCGCTGCCGATCCCAATGAGGCCCTCGCCTGGGTCCGCACCCACATCCAGGCATTCCACCCCGCCACCAAGATCTCCTCCGTCACTGTCGGTAACGAGGTCCTTACTGGGGCCAACTCCTCCGCGCTCTCCGGCTGCCTCGTCCCCGCCATGAACAACCTCCATTCCGCCCTCGCCTCCCTCGGCCTCGACCGTGAAGTCATCGTCACCTCCGCCCACTCCCTCGCCGTCCTCGCTACCCCCTCCTACCCCCCGTCCAACGCCGTCTTCCGCCCCGACCTCCTCACCTACGTCCGCCCCCTCCTTGCGTTCCACGCTCACACCGGGGCGCCTCTCTTCGTCAACGCCTATCCCTACTTCGCCTACGCGGAGGACCCCTCCGGCGTCGCGCTCAACTACGCCCTCCTCGATCCAGCCTGCCCCACCTTCACCGACCCTGCCACCGGTCTCCGATACACCAACCTTCTCCACGCCCAAATCGACGCCGTCTACCACGCCATTTTCGCGGCCATGTCCGCCAAAGGCAGCGCCGTGGAGGTGCGGATCTCGGAGACAGGGTGGCCGTCAGCGGGCGACGCCAACGAGACGGGGGCTACGCTGGCTAACGCCGAGCGGTACAGCAACAACCTAATGCGCCTGGTGGCGGCGCAGAAGGGTACACCGCTGGTGCCGGGGACGCCCCTACGTGCCTACGTATTCGCCCTCTTCAACGAGAACCAGAAGCCGGGACCGTCATCGGAGAGGAATTACGGCCTCTTCAAGCCAGATGGCACTCCGGTATACAATATCGCCGGCCTGACGCCGCACCAGGGCGGAAACTCCAATTCGACGGCCGGATTAGGCGGATCCGGCGGCGGGCTCGACGGCGAGTCCGGATATTTCAGCATATCCGCGTCAACAACG ATCTCGCCATTGCACTCGATTTTAACGGCGATCGCAGCAGCAGTAACAGCGTTGCGTATCCTCTCGTAG